The genomic interval CATGGTGCTGCTGTTTCGTAGTTGGGCCGTGGGCCCGTCGGGGCCAGCACCAGAACTGCCCCCGTGCTCCGCCGGAGaggccgcgtcgccgccgcacggaAACCCTAACCCGTGACCtgacagccgccgccgccgccgcgaggaaACCCCACCGCTCACGCGacgccggcgggcgggcgggatGGTGTCGTCGATCTCGATGTACCGCGGGAACCTCCACCGGGCAGGAGCCGACGCCGACCGGCActggccggcgccgcgccccaCCATCACCGCTTCGCGGTTCCGCCGCCTGGTCCGCAGCCGCTCGCTCTCCGTCGCCCGGGTCGAGGGCCCGACGCGGGCAGCTtccgcggcctcctcctcctcgacctcCCGCCTCGCGgatggcggcgcgggggaggaggaggaggtggatgacgaggagcaggaggaggaggaggggaaggaggaaggggagggggaggatgaggaggtGGAGCCgcaggagggggaggaggaggatgggcagGGTGAGCAGCAACCGGAAGAGGCgggggaggagcaggaggagggtGCAGTGGAGGATGCTGATATGGACGATGCCGGAGAGGTGCTCGTCGGAGGTGACGACGCGGATGGCGATGGTGATCCTCAAGAAGGTCAAGGTGAAAGCGAAGGCTTTGATCCTGATCCCGAGGCGAGCGCTCTTAAAATTCCTTGTTCTTAGTATCTTGTTTATGAATTTGGAATTGCAATTCTGCAGTGTGGTAATAATGGCTATAATTTGGGGGACTTAAAGGTGTGGTTTGAGATTGCAAGctgcataaaaaaattcaccgGGTGTTCTTTTAAATACGTCGGGTAGAGTGATAATCAATGGATGAAAGGTGATAGTTCTGTGGGAGATGTAACCAAGTTACTTAATTTCGCGATAGTACTATGAGTTTGATATCTTCTGATTGCAGTTTCTTGAAATTGTTGCTTTTTCATAATGCTATGGTAATTCTGCTTGCTTAGATGCATAGTGCAGCGTTAGAGCAGGCTGAAATTTCTTTATTTGCAATGAAGAATTTAGCTTCAAGCTGAATTAAACAAAGTTGTTGTTGTGTTTGAATACTAGATACCTCTTGTTTGCTTCTGAATATTGATTTGGTTGAATACATTTGCACTGTTTTTGTTGAGATTTTCTGTTGGTGTCAAGTGTTTTATGAAAGCATAAGTGCACTCAATGAGCAAACGATTCCGTGGCTAAGCTTGTGAGTTCTGCGCTTTGTGTTTTCTACTGAGCACGGGTTATTTAATGCTTACCATAATTTCCATTatgacccttttttttttgttttacacCTGTTTTAGGAAGGTTGTCTTGATGaagaaaggaagagagagTTGAACGACAAGCTGGATACtctaaacaagaaaaaacatgatCTTGTGCAGATGCTGAAGCAGGTATGTGTGTGCTAACTTTTATTCTGGCTATCTTTAATGCCACTATTGTTCAAGACAGTGGGTATGAATACTGAGTATAATCAGTACAGAACTTCATTTTAAGGGTGAAAATATGTCTGGATTTGTCTGGTGTAATCCTTTTCCCAATGCGGCAATGCCTATTTGATGAAACCTCGATTGGATAGGCGGAATCAAAGATTACAGTAGACTTGATATCCTTATCTAGTCATCTTAATCTGAGTTAATAAAATTGATTAAGGAAGAATTCTGCAGAGTAAGTGTAGCTGTGTTATGTGTGTAAGCTAATTATGGAATTTGAAACTTTTATTGGATGCTGAAAATTATACTGATAGCCTGATAGGGTCAGCTTAGAATATCCTTGTTATTCATTTTTCACCAAACATGTTTGACAAACTAGTCTATTGCAGATCATCTGTGACCCAATGCTGTACAGAATATTTAGACACAGACAATTCCttagttatatttatagtgCGGAAAGTATAAAATCATTATGGCTAGAGAATGAGGCCACTTAACTAATTTATCTGTGGACATGATATTCTTGTTCACATTTTAATGTACTAATAcgattaaacatagattatgTGAAAGCAATCTGTCCACTTGAAATATAAATAGCAAACCTTTTGATTTATTCCATATTTATGAATCATAACTGGAGTATTGTTACCAGAAAAGGAAACCATATGTATGCACGAATATATTGGTGTGAACTGCCCTTCTTTTCCTTGATATCTTATTATTAGTTAGTTAGTAGTACTAAGATTGTTTTGGCTGTTTGAACAGATTTTAAATGCTGAAGAAGAAATCAGGATGCGAGCCATGCAGGCCTCATTGCGCGCTACTGTGCCTCAGCCATCAGAAAATGTAGCTGATGGAAGTTCTGTTTCTAGGCTGATGCCTCGAATGACTGTTGATGTCAATTTTAGTGATGTTGCTGGCGAGTCTGAAGCTGGTTCCAACCAGGGCACTCCTGGACTGCCTTTGCATCATGTTCACAGTATTTCTCCTTCAACAGCCTCTTTTGCTAGGTCTCCATTTGGTTCTCTCCAACACAATTCTGTAAGTTATTGCAGCTTCTTTTCAAAACATTGTTTTAGTATCGTTTGGAGTCCATATCCATGTTTGTTTGTTGGACATTGGTGGCGCAAAAGTGAGACTATATAACATGTTAAATTCTCCAGGATATTTTGGGCATACACtatcaaattttgtttattattttggtCTATGGTGTTGCAAGTCTTTAGATAGAGCTGTTTATGtccagtgaaaaaaaatagctacAATTCTGCTGTCATTGAACTGAATGCCATCTGGTCTTACAGGGTCACACTCCAAGAAGTCCAGCGACATTCTCTACAGCAAGTCCATCCCGCTTTGCAGCTACTGGACATCAAGGACATGCTACTGGCCATCCCTCAATATCATTGCCAGGAATTAACTTTGTAGCCTCATCGCCTTCCCCTGCTGCCTCCGGTGGTTCTTCCTCCGTGTTCAGGGATTACCGCCCACCCAATTCAACTTAACCCGGTTATGTTAGCATCAAGTTCAGCAGGAGATTATGTACATAATCTGGAGGACAACTCAGgtattaatttttcttttccttttctgagAGGGGGGATTATGTATGTTGTTGTGTTATAATGTTGCAATGTTGTATCAAGGGAAACGCTAGCGAAACTTGTGTTTTTGCACAACTCTGGTCCGAACGACCCAAGATGTGTAAAACTGGGTAATTATTGTATAACGAGTTCAGCCGCTCGTGCCATATGTTTCAGGGTGTCATTGTTAAagggcatatttgcaaacaaaaaataatgtgttaatacaacttttatacacGTCCTTAGCGATCTGAAagcaaatgttaaaaataaactataatagaaaaaccctaaaattagctctagttttaaaattaaaaattcaaattttagcttagtTGTTCGACAGCTAAAAGAATCAGCATATTTGGAACTTGGTAGTGTCATGTCTTATCTGCCCTTGGTTGCATATTATAAGTTGTTTTACatattgttatttattcatagatcaacaaatatgtttttttatgtgtccAGATTGATAGGCATCCATATTAATCAAATGAGAGCAAGaatatcttataatgtgaaaagaaaaacaaggtaATACGTTATATCTGAGAATAGGAAtcaggaaaacaaaaatagagtTTATGAGCAGTTTCCTTGTTATTAGTATAAAATGATCACCCTACCTAACAGAACTAATTGCATTGAAGTTACCGGTTGTAATTTCATAATTCTTGTCATTCTGGAGGATAAAGGTGtggttaaactttttaaacttTGCCTATTgataactttaaaaatatttagtttaaaaatactaaaaacaacaatataaaTGAGTCGTGAAGAATATCACaataaaagtaaacatttattttttaatggaaaatgacagtcaaagataaattttaaaaccatgTCATTGTCCATAACAAGAACAATGATCAAACTGGACGGGGTAAATGAGTAATTGCATTTGAAGCGTGGAGAACGTGGAGAACACTCCAGTATGGTGGATCAAAATGACCAATACATCTCCACAATTTGCAGCTGAGAGTCCTAGCCCGAGACGGCAGCATGGATAAACAATATAGAAGTTGTACATAAATATCTCAACCAATGCTTATTCCCCTATAGTCGGATGCTGGCAATCACTACACTCGTGGAAGGCCCAAAGCTACAGAACGGTGGAAGCGAAACAAATTAGTTCAAGTCACCAAAAATTcattaactaaaatataatcagaAAATTTTACTGTAGCTTGCATAACAATAGCCAatggatataaaaataacgATAAAATGCTTCAACAAAAATCAAGCATTTATTGATGGAGCGAAACAGACAACCAACTGCGCAGCTGACCACATCGTCTTGGAGCTTAAGATGATCCAGTCTTGTTAGGAAACCCTCATGTCATCGTCACTACTGTGATTTGATTCGATCAACACAAGTGATGCACACAAACCATCGCCAGCCATAAGCTAtgcttttgaataaaacatgaaGCTAACTGGACAAAATATCATTTTCACTCTTATTTAGGCAGGGGCAGAGGAGGCTGGCAGACCATATGCTGGTATCTGACAAATATGATTTCCAATTATATTGAACATGTCCCCTCATAGGAATCGATTCATTGTCAGGTTGATTCCCACAAACTATATGCGCTTGGGAGATTATTCAGAGACTATAGTGTAAGAACAAGAATAGTTCAAGTGTCTGTGAATGCAACTAAAAATACAGGTGTAATATGTTACCTGATCATGTACTGCTGTCATAAGATCATATCCCTTCTCCATCCCCTAAAACTGGGCAAAGAAGTTCTGCAAGATGAATCATATAGTAATACTTAGaaacaataaaaacatttgAATAAGTAAGTGAAACATAGGAACTGCGCCTACCCTGACAGTCCACATTCCCCCAATTGCAACGATGGCACACAGCAAATAACATTGACAGATGAAACAGTCATAGCATAACATTCATTCTGAAAATCATGTGCAATGTCTTTGAACTCACGAGTTAATTTGTCAAAGGTGTTGGTGTTTATGCATGAGTTGGACAATTCTTCTAAACAATAAAATGGTCTAGTGGTCAaagaaattaactaattataatTCACTTATggtcaaacagaaaaaatgaaGCGATATTCCTTTTAGAATACTAGACAGCACACCATTGGGAATGCATTGTTGAagaatgaaacaaacaaacagataTCACCTAGAGACATCTTACGAGCATTCATAACTCATAAGAAAACTAACCTGAATGTTggtacgcatattcataattcaGTAACATAAACATACCCACATAAACTTCAGTAGGGTACACGATCaatcaataaattaaactGAAGAGTCAAACATGCCAGAACAAAAATTAGGACTAGTAGTAAATGCAAACATAAGCATTTCTTACGACACCAATAATAAGGTTAATGAGCAATTGAGCACACATGTCCCATTCACACTACAAAAGTTTCACTAAAAATGTTTCTGAAATACAATTGTTCGTGGTAGCAATCCAGAATCTTGAAATCAGTTCTGCATTGTTCCTGTCAGgcccacattttttttttctatccaaGTATACACATGTCAGGCTTAAATTTCATCTCCCCATTACCAATCCTTCATTATTTTCACCTATACAACTCATAAAACCAACTGACATAAAATACGTACTGCAAAGATTAACATATGAAAGGTTATGATCTCCTCGGATctcattgacttttatatgCGACCTTGCTTCTACCTTTCTGGTTCTGTACTACACGTCTCATGTCTGTTTAGACTACTTACTACTACAACTGCATGATGCAATAATACACACAAGTCCTATTTTAAACCAAAATACGCCAAATCTTTCATTTTCCATGTCAAATGTTATACCACACGAAGCAACTCtcagcatgtttttttttttcctttagcACTACGCAACCTCTGTCTAGAAAGACAATTAACCACCGCGAGAGTCCAGACTGAGCAGCTAGGAAGAGCATTAGTCAAACACGAAACAATCACCATGGAGCATCGTAGATTCTTGGCATAATTCcgctattaacttcgaaattgACGGCACATGAACACAGCACAAGAAATTAAACTCGCTTTTTACTAGTAATACTTACCAGGCAGCAGATTAATTTCTAGCGAGAGACCAAATTCGCAAGCAGAGCTAACACCCAGAAACCCAGATCAAGAACATATGGAGCGCAAAATAGCACGAAATCACAGACGAGGAGGAAGCCATCAGACCTGGAACCACGCCGCGGCCGTGGCGAGCGCGGAGGAGAGGCGGCATTTCTGGGAGGGCTCGCACTCGTGGGGGGACTCGAACTCGTCGGCGGGGAGCTTGCGCGTGATCCAGCCGATGTCGAGGTAGACGAAgcgcgggggcggggggagGTCGACCTTGACGCGGACGACGTCGAACCAGACGAGGAAGCGGCGGACCTTGACCCCGGAGAGGTCGGAGAGGGAGCCGTAGCGGAGCACCCCGGTGACGCGGGGGTCGAAGTAGGTGAGGTACTCGTAGTGGACGTAGCAGGGGCCCGggaggtcgacggcgaggctgccgttggcggcgagggagaaggCCGTGACGCTGGAGGGGAACACCCCCGGGGGCAGCCCGTAGCGCGGGAGGATCTCGGAGAGCGTCGCGTTCCcgcgagggggaggaggcgactccggcgccggcgccgccgccgccgcggcgccggcgaggaggaggaggaggaggagggggagggggagagggggaggcggcattggtgaggagaggaaggagggagggaaACAACGAAGCGCACGTTTCTCGCGAGTGTTTACTCCGCCACGCCGGGTTAATAGCGACCGACGGCTGATGGTGCCAACTCTCcagtctgttttttttaaatttcttttgtgtTGGTTGGAAATTGGGAATGAATTACTCGCTCTGTTTAATAATGtcagatgtttaatttttttcttatcacgtttgatcatttgtctaatttaaaaaattatgaaaatatcatttattttgtttgtgacttattttattatcaaaagaactttaaacacgacttgtcattttttatatttatacaaaatttttaaataagacgaatggtcaaatgttataaaaaaataaacatcttacattatgaaacgaaggcaacaatatttttttcttagagcaagtttaataacTATAGCCAACTGCTGGCTCAAAATCgtttatagtcaatttaatagccaatttatataattgttacctataaaacatacacTAAACTATTAATATCTGATCCAACCTATCATACACACGTGACGTCTTGGAGTCTATACTATAACTGATTACAAGTCTATAGCTCGCTGCtattctctcttatctctttaaaatatgtttatagctaacttatacTTTCTTTCTTACTAACAAAATCTCCACCATTTAGTTTAAATTGGTAGAAGTCCTAGAAAATCATGATTTAGTTATGACGCGGCGTATGGTTTGCCAACAAGAGAGCCTTATATGGTTTttaattggttttttaaaGAGCTGACACAGCGGTCACTCCTGCAAGAGAATCGGAATCCCTTATCTGTTCTTCTCACTTTTCTAGCTATTccccaaatatatatatataggaacaCCTCTCTTAAATTTGGACATGAAGGTGAACATGTATCACCATGG from Oryza brachyantha chromosome 3, ObraRS2, whole genome shotgun sequence carries:
- the LOC121053805 gene encoding serrate RNA effector molecule homolog; its protein translation is MVSSISMYRGNLHRAGADADRHWPAPRPTITASRFRRLVRSRSLSVARVEGPTRAASAASSSSTSRLADGGAGEEEEVDDEEQEEEEGKEEGEGEDEEVEPQEGEEEDGQGEQQPEEAGEEQEEGAVEDADMDDAGEVLVGGDDADGDGDPQEGQGESEGFDPDPEEGCLDEERKRELNDKLDTLNKKKHDLVQMLKQILNAEEEIRMRAMQASLRATVPQPSENVADGSSVSRLMPRMTVDVNFSDVAGESEAGSNQGTPGLPLHHVHSISPSTASFARSPFGSLQHNSGHTPRSPATFSTASPSRFAATGHQGHATGHPSISLPGINFVASSPSPAASGGSSSVFRDYRPPNST
- the LOC102703671 gene encoding uncharacterized protein LOC102703671, which encodes MPPPPLPLPLLLLLLLAGAAAAAAPAPESPPPPRGNATLSEILPRYGLPPGVFPSSVTAFSLAANGSLAVDLPGPCYVHYEYLTYFDPRVTGVLRYGSLSDLSGVKVRRFLVWFDVVRVKVDLPPPPRFVYLDIGWITRKLPADEFESPHECEPSQKCRLSSALATAAAWFQNFFAQF